In Equus quagga isolate Etosha38 unplaced genomic scaffold, UCLA_HA_Equagga_1.0 167374_RagTag, whole genome shotgun sequence, the following are encoded in one genomic region:
- the LOC124233237 gene encoding zymogen granule protein 16 homolog B-like: MLLWLTLALLWSTTCWAEQIYGLGGGQYFSTTPDYDNDITGIRVSVGSVLGLIKSIQLRHGSFWSERHGAEGGKTQEFLLRPGEHIIAVLGSYRGYLRYLVVYTDQGRSAAFGREEGNSFSASPDQPWRVLTGIFGHHKLLGITSIGFQWDDPREELTTVQTSTS; this comes from the exons ATGCTGCTGTGGCTGACCCTCGCCCTCCTGTGGAGCACCACCTGCTGGGCAGAGC AGATTTATGGGCTCGGAGGAGGCCAGTATTTCAGTACTACTCCAGACTATGACAATGACATCACGGGGATTCGGGTGTCTGTAGGGTCCGTCTTGGGCCTGATTAAGAG CATCCAGCTGAGACATGGATCCTTCTGGAGTGAAAGACACGGTGCAGAAGGTGGGAAGACCCAGGAATTCCTGCTGCGGCCGGGCGAACACATTATAGCCGTCCTTGGCTCGTACAGGGGTTACCTCCGGTACCTGGTCGTATACACCGACCAAGGGCGCTCAGCCGCATTTGGGCGAGAAGAGGGCAACagcttctctgcctccccagaCCAACCGTGGAGGGTGCTCACGGGAATCTTTGGCCACCATAAGCTCCTCGGCATCACGAGCATCGGCTTTCAGTGGGATGATCCTCGAGAGGAGCTGACCACTGTACAAACATCTACCTCCTGA